The Lolium perenne isolate Kyuss_39 chromosome 6, Kyuss_2.0, whole genome shotgun sequence genome segment AAAGAGACACCTTAAACATGGCATCGACTTTCTTGTAAGCTTCCTCCTGAGCAGAAGAAAGATCACCCTCGGGTTTGCCAAGAAGGGCGCTATCATAGTTCAGGTTTTGAAACCAGAAAACTGCCCTCGTGCGCCACCTCTTATAGGCGAACCATCAAAGAGCACTTGAATTCATTTGCCTATAGTCaagtttttggattgttgaatatataGGCAAATTATCATATGAATTAATCCGAACTAATACTTGACAAATCATGACTATAGAAACAAAAGATGAGTTAATCATGCAGATCAACAGAGTAGATGAACATATAGCATCTAGACAAGATAAACCTATCGCATCTACTCCTAACAGCACTACTAGAAACTCTAGTAAGATCTGAAACGAGGAGGACAAAAACGCATACCGTCTAGCGTTGGCCGCAACAGCAGCAGCGGCGATGTTGGTGGCAGCAGCAGGATCctggttgtcgcccatgttgaggttgccgaagAGTAGGTCGATGTCCGGGAAGAAGTCGTCGTTCAGGAACTCATCGTCAGACGATATCGTGTTGCCAGTAGTCACGCGTAAGCgctcccaaaaacctgattgcccctcacccataCAGGtctacgagaggcagggttccggaggcctactttCCCGTCGCTCGATGCACGCCGAAAGATGAGATGAGGAAGATGAAAGCGGCGACAGAATGAACTAGAAAGATGCGGTCGCATATGGTGTCTCGTGAAGGCTAGGGTTCCCGTCCGCGCTTATGTAGTGCGATTCGGGAAGGTAGTGGagcgcagcccacgtccgagtccACGAGATTTAGAAAAACCGAAACGAAACGGCTATGTTAACGCGTTAATGACTCTATTTCATCACAAAATTAATTTCTTGAACAACAAAAAGAAGCTCGACTCGGCGATATTTCGGCAACccgtcgtgacgaggcgaggcgtggcgaggcgggcggaggagaagtgcgcgagggctctctcttctcactcacttacacgGGCTAGTAATGGCCCATCTTATatgccactccaactctctctcaACTAGCAATTTGGTACTAAAACTTTAATCCCACCCATTGTTATTCCCACGTAGATCAAGAGAATTTCAGAATTTTTATTAGCACATGAGCGATCATGTGAGACATAATCTCTTCTCGCTTGTGAGCTATCGTTGTGAGTCTAGTCGTATCCAGATATTCTGTATGTCAGGATGTTGCTGCGATTTACGCAAAATAACCTTTTTGAGTAAGAATTACACGAAATGACCCTTCGGTTAAACTATTTCACACTTCTAACTTTTTTGTGTGGTTCCGTTCGCAAGAGCGCCACATCCTTCTGTGTGGCGCCTTCACTAGGGCGCCACACCCTTCTGTGTGGCTCCCTTAGCGCCACACATTATATCATACGTGGCAGTTCGAGCCTACCAGCCGATAATGTGTGGCGCCGATCTCACAGACGCCACATAGACGGGTGTGACGCCCTTCGCAGAGGCACCACACAAAAGGCTAGATGCGTGAAATAATTTGGCGGGAAGGTCATTTCGTGCATTTTTATcataaagggttatttttgtataAATCGCCGAGGTTGGTGCACTGCACTGGTATTTGTTTTCCCGTGAGAGCACGGTTCCTTTTTTCTTGTACATGTGCAGGACAATCCATGCTACCCTGGTACGTGACCAGACTCTGAAGGCCGTTGGTTTCAGTCTCGTTTCTTTCAGAGGTTTCAGACTCTCACGCTACAGAGGTTCTACAGTAAATTATTTCACAGCATTCCACACTTCCTGAATCCGTAAACACAAGAAAAAAAACTGAGAACACATCGCCATCAGTAAAGAGCAACGCTAAGCCCAAGTGTTAGTGTGGCTGTTCTTCATTTCATGGATCATCATCTAGTACTTCCGTTGCTCGTCTACCTGCTTGGATTCAGACTCCGAGCAATCAACGTCGGCGCCGGGGGCATCGAACCTGCTGAAGACCCTGAAGGCGGAGACGAGGGAGAGCACGACGAAGCACAGCAGCGCACCGGCCTGCAGCGCCACGGACACGGTGGCCCTGCTGCAGAAGCGGCCGAAGTAGGAGCACACCTCGCCCCACGACACCTCCCGGTCGCCCTCGCGCGCCAGGTACACCACCTCCGCCGCCGCGGAGCACGACGTAAGCAGCAGGTAAGCAGCCGCCTGCGCGCATTCAGCCAGCCCAAGCTTTCGTTAGCACTGTAGTTTCTATGCACAGAGTGTAGATGAATCAAAAAGGGGAGAGACCGAGAGAGaaaagatgacgatgatgatgatgatgggtcGGACCTGATCCAGGACGAAAACAAGCCAGTCGTAGCGAGCGAGGGATTTGAAGGAAGACAGCAAGATGGAGACCACGGAGTAAGCAGCTGTAATGGCGTTGATGACAACCAAATATCTGAAACAAGAAAGAATGCTCTCTTTATAGTGCAGTAAACAGTGGGGTGCAGAGGAAACCGAGCGAAACTAACTCGCCAAACAGGATCTAACAGTAGAACAATTATGGGTCATATGACTCATATCAGGGGAAATTGAAAGCAGTCAATCCAAACTCCAAAAACCTAATCAAATGGCGATAACTGATCATGGTGCTAGTTCACTTCACAAAGCATGTTCATATTACTATATCAGAAGTAAATTAAACAAGAAAATTAACAGGACCAGGATCCCGAAACAAGGCAAGGTTATGCATGCTCACTTGAAGCCGGAGAGGTTGGAGAAGCGGATCTCGCCGTAGGCGTCATCGGCTTGCCTGTTGGTGGCCATCCGCCAGAGGGAGGCCAGGGCGAGGGGGATCACGCACACCCTCAGCGCCATCTCAGGGACCTTGAAGGGCCTccccgtcgtcatcgtcgtcatctTCCTCGCCGCTGCCGGCCTCTGCAAACGCGTGCGGTGAACAGAGATCGATGGTGGAGAGGAGCACTAGTGTCCAAAGCGCAGAGCACAGCGGCCAGTGCTATATATGGCCCGAGAGCTCATATGGCCCCCATGTAGACAATGTGGAGTGCTGGAGCTGGCCTACGGAATGTCGCGTGGTGCCATGGATTTGCCGCCGGTGAACCGTGGAAATGCGTGGTCGTGTCGAGCCGTTGAGGGCGGTTGGTAGCCGCCCCTCGCCATAATTAGTGAGCGTGTAAGACTGCCCTTGTTTTCCGGTAGCCATGGTGCGACGCCATTGCTGTCGTGGGGACGGATCGATCACGGGTGCCATTGTTGGTAGTGGTAGGTTGGTCTCCACTAGCAATTTTACGCTTACGTGGCGCCGGGCACTGAGCAAAATCTTGCACGCCCGCTCCTCATGTGTGAAACGGGAAACCGAAAGTTAGCTGGGAAACGCTGAAATCGGAGTCCAAAATTATCTTGTTTGCTAAGATTGTGCGTAGCAGAATGATGTTTGGTTATAACATGCAAACTGGGATAAATCGTGGTCATAAACTCGACGCCAGCAGCTACTGAAAAACACTACTGTAGCAAATGTGAGTGACGTAAAAGACCGTTCGTAGTGACGTCATCCCCACAAGGACTTCATAGCATAGCTCAAATCAGTGACTTCAGAGCATCTCCAACGTTAAAAGCCCCGCGCGGCAAAAAAACCGCCGGTTTGCCGCGCGCGGACGCTGCCACGCTGCTCCAGTGGAGGCGGGAAAACAGCGCGCGCGCTAAAACTTTTGCCGCCTGCGCGCTTTCGCGCTATCCCGCGCGGGAAATCCGCCACGTGCGCTGCCGCGCGCGCTATAAAGACGACACGCGCGAAGCGGCCAActgccactcctcccacgcgtctTCCTCCCGCGCCTCTCTCTCCCCGCCGCTCTCCCTCCcgcgccgctccgcctccggcCGTTCCGCCTCCACGCGAagatgccgccgcgccgccgcccaccctCCGGCTACCACGTCGTCCGGGCGCAGCCGAGCGGCCGATTCGACGCGGAGATccgctccggcgaggagcggatcCGCCTCGGCACCTTCGACATGGCGCACGAGGTGGCGCGGGCCTACGACGCCGTCGCGTGGCGGCTGGGCCGCAGCCGCCGCGCGATGAACTTCCACGACGTGTTCACGCGCGAGCGGCGGagatgctcgcgccgccgccgccgatgatcACGCGGGAGGAGCGGCCGACGGCCGGGAGCCGGGAGCGGCGCACgctcatcgccgagcgcgacgaggcgcTTCGCGTTGAATGGGCGCGCCACTTCCCGGAGGACGTCGCCGCCACGGCGGCCTTCTACGCGGAgaaagagaagaaggaggaggagaaggcggcggagaaGGCGAAGAAAAAAGCTTCACGCGAGAAGCGCCGCGCCGAGTCCGCggcgaggaaggcggcgagggccgcgaaggcggcgaggaaggcggaggaaaagaagaacggcgcagggccgtcgacgatcgtcctctcctcctcctcctccttcgagtggacgacGACGCCGGTGTCGGAGACGACTCCGAGCAGCTCGGACTTCGACTGGGACTCCTCCGAGTAGTATCGTAGAACTTTTATAATATATGTCGCATTGTATCGTAGAACTTTTATAATATATTCGTATTTTCGATCAAATTTTCATAGTTTGTTCGATTTAAATTTTCAAAAAACGGTCGGATTTAGCACTTTATACCGcgcgcgcgctgcaaaatagcgCCTCTGCCGGAGGTGCGTTTTTCGCACAGCAACGCGCGCTGGAAAATAGCGCCTCTGCCGCGGGCAAATTCGCTAACACGCGCGCTAACGGTATACAGTGCGCCGAATCGCGCGTTTACAGCGCCAGATTTTACAgctcctgttggagatgctcttagtattCGCTACACGTTATTCGCCCCAAACCGTCCCAAATTCGTGGACAGGCGAGAACACTATTTGTTTTGCTTCAGGCCGTTTCCAGCGGGCCAACCTAAAACATACGTTGTTGTATGTGTTCGTTTCCGTCAGGCTCTGGATGCGGAAAGGGCCGAGCGACCGTCTGCACCGAGAGGTGTTTCAGCGGGCCAATGTATTTTACCTGTTTGGGTCATATTTGTTTTTAAATCCCTAAAAAACACAAATAAATAATTTCCACCAAAATATGACTTCCAAACAACTGCTAGAGTGGATCAAAATAGGTCATAAATGAGTCCATCAGATATTGCACATGGGCATGATCAGCAAATGTAGTCCAAAATAAGCTCAACATGGGCATGATCAGCAAATGTAGCACAAGGAGGCTATGGTGTTTGAGATTGGCACGACCGATCAGGCGTCACGCGTGCGGATTTCGGCACGCTTATTCAGTAACCAAGTCCTGGTGTCGTCCATGGTGGTCAACTCAGCTAGCATAATCTTTGTGTCCTCTGCCTCAATCTTGGCCTCGGCATCCATCGTTTTGGCCTCGACGTCCATCATTTGGATCTCAATGGTCTCTTTGGTGAAGTTGAGGTAAATGGTAGTGGACGCCTCCTTTTCCAGACGCCTCTCCTCGTCCCTTCTTGTCTGGGCGagttgacaatcatccatgatCTTTTACAAGGCATGGCTCAATGCAAGGGGCTGATGCCTCCCAGGCAAGATCGGTCTTGGTAGACTTTTGGCCCCAATGATGAGGTGGACGGGCATTTAGCCCAGGTGCTCCGTCTTTGCCATCAACGACCACCATGGTTGTGCCATTCTTAATTGCTTCCTTGTAGGCCTCATAGCCAACCCTCCACTTCATCGCATCCTTCGGCTTCTCTCTACAATGGACCATGTAGAAGCCCTTCTTTTGTGTTGCCTTGAACCTTTCCAACGCCCTGGGTACCTAAAAATGCTAAAAGTTAAATTTACGGTATGCTAATGCCAAGTACGTAAATGGAATGATGATGCCCGTTTCTTACCACTGCCACAACACCCGCTCTCCAAGTGGGAAACAACATGGTCGACGGCGACGCAAAACTTGGAGGTCTCATGTTTGATGTAGCTCCATCTTTTTTCAATGGATTTTTCCGTGAGCTTCCTCTCATCGTACTCTTGGACGACCTTGCGCTAGTATACCTTGCCCTTTTGATGGGCACCGTTTTATGCAGTTATGGCTGAGTGCGAGCCACGAGTCGCACAAACATTTGTCCTCTTCATCGGTGAAGCCGCTAGTCCTGGGGCTATCCCCTTCTTCTTGGCATCGCCAAGAACAGTTTTGTCAAGCCACAATGTGTGATCCCCATGCCCCAaggcctcctcatcatcatcggcaaCGCAGACGCCCGTTGCCTGCTGCGTCTGTTGGGTAAAGAACAACCGATCACCATTGATGTCTGCCACATCCTGTTGTGCCCATTGATCATGCGATTCTGGGAAGGGATCCTGCGTCCCTATACCGACGCGGCCTTCACTTACAAAGCCGCCGTCATAGATCATGGCCGCAATATCGCCCTTCCAGCGTCCCGCCCAATAGGCCTACGAATCACCGGATGTTAGATGAATGAAACACTCGAGATCGGGAGATTGAGAGAAAACGTACCGcgtcgtccatcgtcggggcgGATGGTGGCATTTTCTCATACATGTTGTGGGGCACTGGCATGTTCTCCTCCGGTACTGCTCACGTCTTGTATATCGGGTTTCGGCGCGACTCACCGCTTCTCGGCGTCCGGATTAGGTCGAGAATAGGGGCTCTGTTGAACTAGATTGACGCGGAGCCGAAGGCGAACATGGACGCTGCGTGGACCTGCGCACTAGGGGAAGGCGCTCAGGGTCGCatctgggaacttaccgagctcaccgaTGAGGTCAGGGGAGCAACGCCGAGGATCCTCTCTTGCTTTACGTAGAGCACGGCCTCCGCGAGGGGCATGCCAACCTGGGGGTGACTTTTGCTTGCATCTCCTAGGCCAATTGGGCGGCCATGTAGGATATGCCCATTAATAATATTGTTGCTCCAAATAATGaatttgatgatgatgatgagtgtGTTTTATATATGCTATATGATAATGCTTTAGATGATGGTCATATGTTTCTCGATAATCATCCATGTACAACACTTGTTACTAATATGTGTGAGGACAAAAATGATGTATTTGTTGTTCATGATAATACTCTTATTAGTAAGAGTCATGTATTATCTTTGAACACTTCTATAGCTTTACCATTGAAGAGAAATATGCACTTGCTAGGGACTATATATGCGCTTTGCATTTACATTTAGTTCCAAATCATTATTGCAACTATGTAAGATTGAGAATAGTGCTAGCAACTATTCTGAGAGAGGAAAGCATGTTAATGAAAGTCATGATAATTATAATGATCATCTTTATAAACCAAACGTTGCAAAATTGCATTCTTAAAATGGTTACATAATTAAATttacttataatgcttgcaattacTATAAAAGATGAGGTAATAAATTTCCTCTTTATTTCCAAACAACTAAAAATTTGCAAGTACCTACTATTATTATGCATTGGTATATCTCTATTTTCTTTGATTTAGTCATCTATAAAATGCTAAAGCATaggaaggaaagttagaattcgaTATTGCTTCATGTATGTTTCATGGCCTGTTCAATCTTGCTTTAAAGTTTTAAATATTTTGATTGGTTTGATCACACTATGGGATCCTAGTATTTTATCATCAAGTTTTCTTTCTATTACTGGGAAGGGGAGAATCATGTGTCATTACTAAAAACAAGGTATGAAGCCtagctatatggctataaagaaaacgctttacgggaggcaacccgggttgtttttgtttttggtttTATTGTTGCACTCTTGCTGTTTCAAGAGAGTTTCCATTTATTTTTATCTCTGGATTTTTTAATAAAGTTTCAAGTTTTACCCATTTGGATGTTTTAAAGTTGTCATACCTATGAGGAGTTTCTAATAAAGTGCCAAGTTTTACGTGACCTGTTCACTGTTTTATTTTTCATTTCATATTGGTAACTCCTAAAACCACTAAAGTCATAGTGAAGTTACAACTTTTCATCCTCTGTATACCATTAAAATTTGAGATTTTTCTGACATGTTTAATTGGTCCAAATAAATATGTTTTGCTCCTATTGTTTTTCTGGACAGATTGTGTCTTTTGTTGCTTAAGTCATTCTTGTGAGTTACAGTTTGTTTATTTTTGGGTATTTGATATTTATGAATGATGGAGACTTAATACATTATTTGGATACCTCAGACTAAATTTTATTTGGAGGTTTTATATCAGCATGCATATTATCTTTTGTGCCTACTAATATCATCTACTCAGAAAAGAGATGGGAATGAAAGAGTTTTGTGGTGAAGTTTCTTTACTGGGAAGGATGGACTATCAAACAAGGAGTCATTTAAGTAATGGTTAACACAATAATCTTGGGGATTCCCCATGGCACCCCACTGGACATATCACTCTCTAGGTTTACACATCTTTCAACTTTGAATTTCATACATCATTCTACTTTTGCAtaaacttggagcgtctgtgtctaGTTTTTACGTTGTTGTATTGCatttttgttttaaataaaaagaCCACCACCTGTAGGAGTGCTTAATGGATATGAATGAGCTACTCAATATGATGAAATTTTAAGTTAGATGCAGTAAAGAAAAGGGGGAAATAATAGTTTTATTATATGTGATGCATGTTGCCACATTCTTGTTGGATTGTTTATTTGCTTTAAATAATGATGTATGTAAGTGTCATATATAACGCTATCTCTTATTTTCAAATATATA includes the following:
- the LOC127307759 gene encoding CASP-like protein 2D1, with the translated sequence MTTMTTGRPFKVPEMALRVCVIPLALASLWRMATNRQADDAYGEIRFSNLSGFKYLVVINAITAAYSVVSILLSSFKSLARYDWLVFVLDQAAAYLLLTSCSAAAEVVYLAREGDREVSWGEVCSYFGRFCSRATVSVALQAGALLCFVVLSLVSAFRVFSRFDAPGADVDCSESESKQVDEQRKY